From Nicotiana tabacum cultivar K326 chromosome 22, ASM71507v2, whole genome shotgun sequence, one genomic window encodes:
- the LOC107786103 gene encoding uncharacterized protein LOC107786103, whose amino-acid sequence MGRNMVQKSPGVLELDVVSTLSAQVSALTNQVNQMTMINNKQQAQLVQQVQIYCEVCEECHMSNLCPANPEFVNFMVNAVTLRNGRALEEVPKKKKNTAHPEGELVPKPIEENEKDDKGPEPVIETRLPPPFPQRLQKQKDDAKYKKFLDILSQVTVNLPLVEFCRKCLSMQEFETVALTEECNSRVQSKLPLKLKDLGSFIIPLSLGKQEVGRALCDLGASINLMSSSLFKQLGLAVLRSTTITLQLADRSLVMPEGIIEYVLVRVGKFILPADFIVLDYEVDEEVPIILGRPFLATGGAIIDVREGKLKMRVDDDEVTFNVYNALKLPKHYEDLCMITVVKLKGIEQSQ is encoded by the exons ATGGGTAGGAACATGGTACAAAAATCACCAGGGGTTCTTGAATTAGATGTTGTCTCAACATTGTCAGCACAGGTCTCTGCACTAACCAACCAAGTCAATCAGATGACCATGATCAATAACAAGCAACAAGCCCAGCTAGTGCAACAAGTTCAAATATATTGTGAAGTATGTGAAGAGTGTCACATGAGCAATCTATGCCCAGCAAATCCAGAGTTTGTAAATTTTATGG TCAATGCGGTTACCTTGAGAAATGGAAGAGcattagaagaagttccaaagaaaaagaagaatacagCTCATCCTGAGGGAGAATTAGTTCCCAAGCCAATTGAGGAGAATGAGAAAGATGATAAAGGACCCGAGCCAGTAATTGAGACTAGGCTACCACCTCCGTTTCCACAAAGACTGCAGAAGCAAAAAGATGATGCTAAGTACAAGAAATTCCTAGATATTTTGAGCCAAGTAACTGTGAATTTGCCTTTGGTGGAATTTTGTAGGAAGTGCCTAAGTATGCAAG AGTTcgaaacagttgcacttactgaagagtgcaATTCCAGAGTTCAGAGTAAACTTCCTCTTAAGTTGAAGGATCTTGGGAGTTTTATAATTCCTTTGTCTCTTGGAAAACAAGAAGTTGGAAGAGCCCTGTGTGATTTAGGGGCTAGTATAAATTTAATGTCATCCTCTTTGTTCAAGCAACTTGGGTTGGCTGTGCTTAGATCTACTACAATCACTTTACAGTTAGCAGATAGGTCACTAGTCATGCCAGAAGGAATTATTGAGTATGTGTTAGTTCGAGTGGGAAAATTTATTCTCCCTGCTGATTTTATTGTTCTTGATTACGAGGTAGATGAGGAAGTGCCCATTATTTTGGGGCGACCATTCTTAGCTACTGGTGGTGCAATTATTGATGTGAGGGAAGGGAAGTTAAAAATGAGAGTTGACGATGATGAGGTCACTTTTAATGTGTACAATGCACTTAAGCTCCCTAAGCATTATGAGGACTTGTGCATGATTACTGTGGTCAAATTGAAGGGAATAGAGCAGAGTCAGTAA